The proteins below come from a single Acidobacteriota bacterium genomic window:
- a CDS encoding M61 family metallopeptidase, translating into MPNTRYCEPCPKEFLKTRNPEPGTRNPIFFLLLAVVLLLSSETAFAQKKAAAGKACSLTYRVGFSDLEAHLFDISIEIGNIREPAIEVAMPAWSPGRYAIYDFAKNVQEFTAQTRSGEVLPCGKIDKQTWRIQTRGARDLKVSYRVFGNDLSGTFSVVNRQHANYNGASVFAYVVNHKPDPVHLIIDPPAGWKVMNGAVDREGQHEFDFANYDLLIDTPTEISSELVVRSFEVDGKTYRVVMNQPGGVTGDVDTFVKQIEQIVRAQTATMGTPDYKHYTFLINFDPTGRASDGMEHLNSTQVCVSSTLETPYGRAEALETASHEFFHVWNVKRLRPVELGPWDYSREVHTRSLWIAEGLTSYYGDLFLGRSGVYSPEQMYQLFARQMSYFESLPGRKLMSVEQSSWDTWFIVGAPTRQETSLGRTSVNYYNKGEIVGLLLDLEIRGRTNGTKSLDDVFRSMFKAFYEQPATTYYLKGKGYRTEDFLTAVNKVTGTNFSDFFERYVSGVEPLDYNGVLKYVGLELITPVGSGGEWSFRDVDQPTPKQLWIRKGWLTGVVSQAVGK; encoded by the coding sequence ATGCCAAATACCAGGTACTGTGAACCTTGCCCCAAAGAGTTTCTGAAAACCCGGAACCCGGAACCCGGAACCCGGAACCCGATTTTCTTCCTCCTTCTCGCCGTTGTGTTGCTGCTGAGTTCCGAAACGGCCTTCGCCCAGAAAAAAGCGGCTGCCGGAAAAGCCTGCTCCTTGACGTATCGCGTTGGGTTTTCTGATCTGGAGGCCCATCTGTTTGATATTTCAATTGAGATTGGAAATATCCGCGAGCCAGCGATTGAAGTGGCGATGCCTGCCTGGTCGCCCGGACGGTATGCCATTTATGACTTTGCCAAGAATGTCCAGGAATTTACGGCGCAGACCCGGAGCGGGGAAGTCCTGCCTTGTGGAAAAATAGACAAGCAGACCTGGCGAATCCAGACCCGAGGTGCCCGTGACCTAAAAGTTTCATACCGCGTGTTTGGAAATGATCTTTCCGGGACATTCAGCGTCGTGAACCGCCAGCATGCCAATTACAACGGGGCCTCCGTCTTTGCCTATGTGGTCAATCACAAGCCGGATCCAGTTCATTTGATTATAGATCCGCCAGCCGGATGGAAGGTGATGAACGGCGCGGTTGATCGCGAAGGCCAGCACGAATTTGACTTTGCCAACTATGATTTGTTGATTGATACCCCGACCGAAATCAGCAGCGAACTGGTCGTTCGGTCATTTGAAGTAGATGGCAAAACCTATCGTGTGGTGATGAACCAGCCGGGCGGTGTGACCGGAGATGTAGATACGTTTGTGAAGCAGATTGAACAGATTGTCCGTGCCCAAACCGCGACCATGGGAACGCCTGACTATAAACACTACACGTTTTTGATCAATTTTGACCCAACTGGCCGAGCCAGTGATGGAATGGAACATTTGAACTCAACTCAGGTGTGCGTTTCGTCAACGCTTGAGACGCCCTATGGACGAGCCGAAGCGCTTGAAACGGCCTCGCATGAGTTTTTTCACGTCTGGAACGTCAAACGGTTGCGACCCGTTGAACTTGGGCCATGGGATTACAGCCGCGAAGTCCATACCCGCAGCCTCTGGATTGCCGAAGGATTGACGAGTTACTACGGCGATTTATTCCTGGGGCGGTCAGGTGTCTACAGTCCGGAACAAATGTACCAGCTTTTTGCCCGTCAAATGAGCTACTTTGAAAGCCTGCCTGGAAGGAAACTGATGTCGGTTGAGCAATCAAGCTGGGACACGTGGTTTATTGTCGGCGCGCCTACACGCCAGGAGACCAGTCTTGGGCGAACCTCAGTCAATTATTACAACAAGGGCGAAATCGTGGGGTTGCTCCTCGACCTGGAAATCAGAGGTCGGACAAATGGGACAAAATCGCTGGATGATGTGTTTCGCTCGATGTTCAAAGCTTTTTATGAACAGCCAGCCACAACCTATTATTTAAAGGGGAAAGGGTATCGAACCGAAGATTTTCTGACGGCGGTCAATAAAGTCACCGGAACCAACTTTTCAGACTTCTTCGAGCGCTATGTCAGCGGGGTTGAGCCGCTGGATTACAATGGAGTGTTGAAATATGTCGGCCTGGAGTTGATCACTCCGGTTGGATCAGGCGGTGAGTGGTCATTTCGGGATGTAGACCAACCGACGCCAAAGCAATTATGGATTCGCAAAGGCTGGCTCACGGGTGTTGTGAGCCAGGCGGTTGGGAAGTGA
- the hrpB gene encoding ATP-dependent helicase HrpB has protein sequence MSISHLPIDDLAKHILSALDRVSNLILEAPPGAGKTTRVPALLMHHAINPTSSTQLLQPRALSPGFFQPDVFGQVLVLEPRRLAARMAARHVAEEQNCAVGSLVGYQVRFEDVTSPQTRLTFVTEGVFLRRLLTDPTLAGVSVVVLDEFHERHFQTDLAISLLKRLQQTTRPDLKIVVMSATLNSAPIAAFLGNCEVLRSEGKLFEVETQFARQADDRPLAEQVAGTLKTLAGDRGLDGDALVFLPGAAEIRKCRDACEPLAKLHNWLVLPLHGDLTPEEQDRAVRPAQQTKIILATNVAESSVTIDGVVTVIDSGLARVNKTSPWTGFSSLEVAKVSRASVIQRAGRAGRTRAGRCLRLFTRFDFEARPEQDLPEIKRIDLAETVLSLRALGIDPATLDWFDPPPEAALSAADTLLRQLGATDNENSLTETGQKMASLPLHPRFSRLLVETKRQGIASEGCILAALLGERDIRLDSRTQLHSSSQSRRGATSSSSDVLEQFDLFCEADRMRFVPDRVRMLGLDVGTVRRVERARQQLRRLITPGKNTGSASPPGNLDEALLKAVLVAFPDRVGRRRARNSKEFSQKVVLSSGSEGILAETSSVRQAEFLVAVQAENQAGKGVLIRVASAIEPEWLLEFFPDRISETEEMVFHPETQRVDVFSQMKFDQLVIDFSQLRNPNPEKVAAELARAALAAGLFRFVEQEKIERWLARVEFVRTAFPEKNFPTFSDEDLKAALGDLCHGLKSFAELRQIADDDSVGLLAQLRERLSGQQRDWVERFAPEFTSLSGRKRVKINYVPGQKPWVASRLQDFFGMQTGPMIGGGNIPVVLHLLAPSQRPVQVTTDLAGFWERHYPQIRRELCRRYPKHAWPEDPRLAPGSGFRFVNFRIPST, from the coding sequence ATGTCCATTTCCCACCTGCCGATTGACGACCTTGCCAAACATATTCTTTCGGCACTTGATCGCGTTTCAAACCTGATCCTCGAAGCACCTCCCGGAGCCGGAAAAACAACGCGCGTTCCAGCTTTGCTGATGCACCACGCAATCAACCCGACTTCTTCAACCCAACTTCTTCAGCCCCGAGCCCTCAGCCCTGGTTTTTTTCAGCCCGACGTCTTCGGCCAGGTCCTGGTGCTTGAACCACGTCGGCTGGCCGCCCGCATGGCGGCACGACACGTTGCCGAAGAACAAAACTGTGCTGTCGGAAGTCTGGTCGGGTATCAGGTTCGATTTGAAGACGTGACGAGCCCCCAAACCCGGTTGACCTTTGTGACTGAAGGTGTATTTCTGCGGCGACTCCTGACCGATCCGACACTGGCTGGGGTGAGTGTCGTCGTGCTCGATGAGTTTCATGAACGTCACTTTCAGACCGATCTTGCCATTTCGCTCCTGAAGAGATTGCAGCAAACTACACGACCTGACCTGAAGATCGTGGTGATGTCGGCTACGCTGAATTCAGCGCCGATTGCTGCCTTTCTAGGAAACTGCGAAGTGTTGCGATCAGAAGGAAAACTGTTTGAGGTGGAAACCCAGTTCGCCAGACAGGCGGATGATCGTCCCCTGGCTGAACAGGTGGCCGGAACGCTCAAAACGCTGGCTGGTGATCGAGGGTTGGATGGCGATGCGCTGGTGTTCCTTCCAGGCGCCGCCGAAATCAGAAAATGTCGTGATGCTTGTGAACCGCTGGCGAAACTCCACAACTGGCTGGTGCTGCCACTCCACGGAGACTTAACACCGGAGGAACAGGACCGGGCCGTCCGACCCGCTCAACAGACCAAAATCATTCTGGCGACGAATGTGGCCGAATCATCGGTCACCATTGATGGTGTGGTGACCGTGATTGATTCAGGGCTGGCTCGGGTCAACAAAACGTCGCCCTGGACCGGGTTTTCATCGCTTGAAGTTGCCAAAGTGAGTCGCGCTTCGGTCATTCAGCGAGCCGGACGGGCTGGGAGAACCCGTGCCGGGCGATGCCTCCGATTATTTACCCGGTTTGATTTTGAAGCTCGCCCAGAGCAGGACCTTCCAGAAATCAAACGGATTGACCTGGCTGAAACCGTGCTGTCATTGCGAGCACTGGGAATTGACCCGGCGACGCTGGACTGGTTTGACCCACCGCCCGAAGCCGCATTGTCGGCAGCCGATACATTGCTCCGGCAGCTTGGTGCGACTGATAATGAAAATTCTTTGACTGAAACTGGTCAGAAAATGGCATCGCTGCCGCTTCATCCGCGTTTCTCACGCTTGCTGGTCGAAACCAAACGACAGGGAATTGCTTCGGAAGGCTGCATTCTGGCGGCACTGCTTGGGGAACGCGACATTCGGTTGGACTCACGCACGCAACTCCATTCGTCATCTCAATCACGGCGTGGTGCAACGAGCTCTTCCTCCGATGTCCTTGAGCAATTTGATCTCTTTTGCGAAGCGGACCGGATGCGGTTTGTTCCGGACCGGGTGCGGATGCTGGGTCTTGATGTCGGAACAGTTCGGCGAGTCGAACGCGCCCGGCAGCAGTTACGCCGTCTGATAACACCAGGTAAAAACACCGGTTCCGCTTCTCCACCCGGCAATCTGGATGAAGCCCTGTTGAAGGCAGTTCTGGTGGCCTTTCCAGATCGAGTTGGACGACGACGAGCACGAAATTCAAAAGAATTCAGTCAGAAGGTTGTGCTTTCAAGCGGTAGTGAAGGAATACTTGCCGAAACCAGTTCCGTGCGTCAGGCTGAGTTTCTGGTGGCAGTTCAGGCCGAAAATCAGGCTGGAAAAGGCGTACTCATTCGGGTGGCTTCGGCGATTGAGCCAGAATGGCTGCTCGAATTTTTCCCGGACCGGATTTCTGAAACCGAAGAAATGGTGTTTCATCCAGAAACACAGCGGGTTGATGTCTTTAGCCAGATGAAGTTTGACCAGTTGGTGATTGATTTCAGCCAGCTTCGCAATCCCAATCCCGAAAAAGTCGCAGCGGAACTGGCCCGAGCGGCACTGGCCGCCGGGCTGTTTCGATTTGTCGAACAAGAAAAAATCGAGCGCTGGCTGGCGCGAGTTGAGTTTGTCCGAACCGCGTTTCCTGAAAAGAACTTCCCGACTTTTTCTGATGAAGACCTCAAGGCCGCTCTGGGTGATTTGTGTCATGGGTTAAAGAGTTTTGCCGAATTGCGCCAGATTGCTGATGACGATTCGGTTGGCTTACTGGCTCAATTGCGTGAGCGCCTTTCTGGGCAACAACGTGACTGGGTGGAACGCTTTGCACCAGAATTTACATCACTTTCAGGCCGAAAACGGGTCAAAATCAACTACGTCCCCGGTCAAAAACCCTGGGTCGCCTCACGATTGCAGGATTTTTTCGGGATGCAAACTGGGCCGATGATTGGTGGCGGCAATATTCCGGTTGTTCTGCACCTGCTGGCCCCAAGTCAGCGTCCAGTTCAGGTGACAACCGATTTAGCTGGATTTTGGGAACGCCATTATCCACAAATTCGCCGTGAACTGTGCCGTCGCTATCCAAAACACGCCTGGCCGGAAGACCCCCGGTTGGCGCCGGGTTCCGGGTTCCGGTTCGTGAACTTCAGAATCCCTTCAACTTGA
- a CDS encoding lysoplasmalogenase, which produces MSYTPQTLTSKLSIAILLSALAHLWCETIGPWYGILLFKPLTMVLIIWLAAQAESRVSAHYKRMIVIGLIFSLVGDILLIGKASELMFLLGLGSFLIAHLFYIAAFMPDASPLQPSGWNFPLLIYGISVGMIVYPRLGGMTVPVITYMAVIFFMAYQATNRCEFSDKEGRALAFIADSGFQLPGSGFRVPGSGFRVPGSGFRVPGSGFRVPGSGFRVFEQIAFSSVLSFPKTNKPCVFQRGKK; this is translated from the coding sequence ATGTCATACACTCCCCAAACTCTGACCTCAAAGCTCTCAATTGCGATTTTGCTTTCCGCCCTGGCACATCTGTGGTGTGAAACCATCGGCCCCTGGTACGGTATTTTGCTCTTCAAGCCGTTGACGATGGTGCTCATCATCTGGCTGGCGGCTCAGGCTGAGTCGCGAGTCTCGGCACACTACAAACGGATGATCGTCATTGGGCTGATTTTCTCGCTTGTCGGCGACATCTTGTTGATCGGCAAAGCCTCGGAGTTGATGTTTCTTCTGGGGCTGGGAAGCTTCCTGATTGCACATCTCTTTTATATTGCCGCCTTTATGCCCGATGCCTCGCCGCTCCAGCCTTCAGGATGGAATTTTCCGCTTCTGATTTATGGAATTTCAGTGGGGATGATTGTCTATCCCAGGCTGGGAGGTATGACCGTTCCGGTGATAACTTATATGGCTGTCATCTTCTTTATGGCGTACCAGGCGACGAATCGGTGTGAATTTTCCGACAAGGAAGGCCGCGCACTGGCCTTTATTGCGGATTCCGGGTTCCAGCTTCCGGGTTCCGGGTTCCGGGTTCCGGGTTCCGGGTTCCGGGTTCCGGGTTCCGGGTTCCGGGTTCCGGGTTCCGGGTTCCGGGTTCCGGGTTCCGGGTTCCGGGTTTTCGAACAAATAGCCTTTTCGTCTGTTTTGTCTTTTCCCAAAACCAATAAACCCTGCGTCTTTCAGCGAGGAAAAAAATGA
- the lipB gene encoding lipoyl(octanoyl) transferase LipB: MTEQFSPSATDRELLVWSLGEVDYVDGLRLQEVLVDLRKEGKIPDALVFLEHPPVLTLGRGADKTNIVATPTFLEGAGIEVHETGRGGEVTFHGPGQLVGYPIVDLNPDRRDVRRYMRDLEQVIIAALAELGIESDRIDGLTGVWVGSRKIAAMGVRISRWVTSHGFALNVNTALDYFNLIVPCGIRDKGVTSIAEVLGRDVEFSEVEPLILKHFGEVFGRTITPKTIEHESIQVVIGHRHKNKVEYLLLHRVPESGGFWQPVTGTIERKRNETPFEAASREVFEETGFELQITPLDYVHSFMIDPIYQKKGMKTPIFNREHSYTARSPHREVQLAVNEHSEYEWLDYESAKKRLMWRGNHRAFELASRIL, from the coding sequence ATGACCGAACAATTTTCGCCTTCAGCAACTGACCGTGAACTCCTGGTCTGGTCGCTCGGGGAAGTTGATTATGTGGATGGATTACGATTACAGGAGGTCCTGGTTGACCTCCGTAAAGAAGGAAAAATCCCGGATGCCCTGGTGTTTCTGGAACATCCGCCGGTGCTGACCCTGGGCCGTGGCGCTGACAAAACGAACATTGTCGCCACGCCGACATTTCTGGAAGGGGCTGGAATCGAAGTCCACGAAACTGGACGGGGCGGAGAAGTGACGTTTCACGGTCCAGGGCAACTGGTTGGCTATCCAATTGTTGACTTAAACCCGGATCGGCGCGATGTGCGGCGGTATATGCGCGACCTGGAGCAGGTCATCATTGCCGCTCTGGCCGAACTGGGGATTGAATCTGACCGAATTGACGGCCTGACCGGAGTGTGGGTTGGTTCACGAAAAATCGCGGCCATGGGGGTGCGGATTTCCCGCTGGGTAACGTCGCACGGGTTTGCACTCAACGTCAACACGGCACTCGATTACTTTAACCTGATCGTGCCCTGTGGCATTCGGGATAAAGGCGTAACTTCAATTGCCGAAGTGTTGGGCCGGGACGTCGAATTTTCAGAAGTCGAACCCTTGATTCTGAAGCACTTCGGCGAGGTTTTTGGTCGGACAATTACGCCGAAGACGATTGAGCACGAATCCATCCAGGTGGTGATTGGCCATCGGCACAAAAACAAGGTCGAATATTTATTGCTGCACCGTGTCCCTGAAAGCGGAGGCTTCTGGCAGCCAGTCACCGGCACTATCGAACGCAAACGCAACGAAACGCCCTTTGAAGCGGCCAGCCGCGAAGTCTTTGAAGAGACAGGCTTTGAACTCCAAATCACACCGCTGGACTATGTTCACAGCTTTATGATTGATCCGATTTACCAGAAGAAAGGCATGAAAACGCCGATTTTCAACCGGGAACATTCTTATACTGCGCGGTCGCCGCATCGCGAAGTGCAGCTTGCCGTGAACGAACACAGCGAGTACGAGTGGTTGGATTACGAATCAGCCAAAAAGCGATTGATGTGGCGCGGCAATCATCGAGCCTTTGAACTGGCCAGCCGGATTTTGTGA